In Fusarium oxysporum f. sp. lycopersici 4287 chromosome 9, whole genome shotgun sequence, the genomic stretch TCTAGNNNNNNNNNNNNNNNNNNNNNNNNNNNNNNNNNNNNNNNNNNNNNNNNNNNNNNNNNNNNNNNNNNNNNNNNNNNNNNNNNNNNNNNNNNNNNNNNNNNNTCTGTGGCATCAATCTTACGACCTGGGCTAGTAGGGATGACCATTTGGCGGACCATTTCAAAGCTGGGAGCACGATGGAGCATTGGAAGGGTGACTGGGGGTTTGAGGGGAAGGTCATTGAGAGGATTGACAATGCCATGCCTCCTTGTACGTCAAACACTCGGGTTGAGATTTGTTGCTGACGCTGCCTAGATCTCATCCACTACGAACGAaactctcctcttccatTCGCAGCTACAAGAGGTCCAGCAGATACACCCACAAGTGCATACGAACTCATCAAACTCGAACTAGAGTACTACATGCGGAATCGTCATCAGTATATAATGCCACCAGATCCTGAGCTTCACTTTGAAGCATGTTCTGTGATCCTCGGCGCAGAAATATCCTCCCCCAACCAAGCGTCGCTATCCCCGTCATGGCTATGGGACATCTTCATGTCAGCTGCTGAGATCGCCAACCAAGCTAAACTTCGACCAACAAAACAATTAGCAGAAGGACGATTGAGAAACTGCAGATAAACGAAAAGAGAAATATATTTGAGAATTCAAGCTGGAGGGCGAACTACACACTACTTGATGCTCATACGTCAGTGGAACGTTTCCCCAAAAGCGTGTGAAACTCAGCAGGAGGGGGCGGAGTGTTTAGATCGGGCGAGGGACGTCTCAGTCGACTGCCGCAAGGGAAGAGTCAGAGACGTGTTAGATGCGACTGGGTTAGTAGTCCGTGCGTGTTGTCAGTGTCCTGTCCTAAGTAAGGAGTGGAGANNNNNNNNNNNNNNNNNNNNNNNNNNNNNNNNNNNNNNNNNNNNNNNNNNNNNNNNNNNNNNNNNNNNNNNNNNNNNNNNNNNNNNNNNNNNNNNNNNNNNNNNNNNNNNNNNNNNNNNNNNNNNNNNNNNNNNNNNNNNNNNNNNNNNNNNNNNNNNNNNNNNNNNNNNNNNNNNNNNNNNNNNNNNNNNNNNNNNNNNNNNNNNNNNNNNNNNNNNNNNNNNNNNNNNNNNNNNNNNNNNNNNNNNNNNNNNNNNNNNNNNNNNNNNNNNNNNNNNNNNNNNNNNNNNNNNNNNNNNNNNNNNNNNNNNNNNNNNNNNNNNNNNNNNNNNNNNNNNNNNNNNNNNNNNNNNNNNNNNNNNNNNNNNNNNNNNNNNNNNNNNNNNNNNNNNNNNNNNNNNNNNNNNNNNNNNNNNNNNNNNNNNNNNNNNNNNNNNNNNNNNNNNNNNNNNNNNNNNNNNNNNNNNNNNNNNNNNNNNNNNNNNNNNNNNNNNNNNNNNNNNNNNNNNNNNNNNNNNNNNNNNNNNNNNNNNNNNNNNNNNNNNNNNNNNNNNNNNNNNNNNNNNNNNNNNNNNNNNNNNNNNNNNNNNNNNNNNNNNNNNNNNNNNNNNNNNNNNNNNNNNNNNNNNNNNNNNNNNNNNNNNNNNNNNNNNNNNNNNNNNNNNNNNNNNNNNNNNNNNNNNNNNCCACGCCAAGATCGCCGAGGCCAAGGCTAGCTTGGAACTCATCCTCAATGCCATGCAGATCATTGAGACAAACATGGAGGGTATGTGGAGTCAATCCCTGCCCAAGGACTACATGACCTACCGAACCTTTATCTACGGCATCACCAAGCAGTCCATGTTCCCTGATGGTGTTGTCTACGAGGGACAATACGGCGACAAGCCTCAATTCTTCCGTGGAGAATCTGGTGCCAACGATGCTATTATTCCTCTTTTGGATCACATCTGCGAGATCCCCATGCCCAAGAACCCATTGACCGACATCCTCATCGAGTTCAGAGAGTATCGACCCAAGCCTCACCGCGCATTCCTCAAGTATGTCCGCGAAACAGCTTCCGAAGTCGGTGTCCGTGATTTCCTCACAAAATCCGGCGATCACGGTCTTGCGGTTCTATACCTTCGCGTCCTCGATCATATTCGAAGCTTCCGATGGCGACACTGGATGTTTACCCGCGAGTACATCATCAAGCATACTCTTCATCCTACAGCCACAGGTGGAAGTCCTATCATTACTTGGCTTCCTAACCAGCTCACTGCTGTCATGGATCTGATGGAGGAGGTTGCAAAGGGATCTGGTCTCTGGGCTGTGTTGGAGGAGGGAGTCTGGAGTGGTGGGGGATCTTTGACTCATGAGGATTATATCCTGGTCAAGAAGATTATGGATAATGTTGTTACCAAAAAGGCtcagttgaagaaggaggttgacAAGTATTGCCAGGATCGGGGTGTTTAAATAGCATGAATTAATTGTTTGTTTGACTTCAATCGTGCCTGACCTACCACCACCTCAACTGATATCGTGATAAACTGCTGACTTTACTCCGATGTCTTCGGATGGAGATGGCTTGATCAGACATCACAATTCGCTCGTGGCTGAGTCTAAATAGATGATGCCAAGACTCGGCATCAAGGATCTTTCGCCGAGACTTATCTTATCGTCCATTGGCCAATCGAACGATTACATTTGCGCACCAATCACGGTCCGTCGCAGGAATTGACAATCCAGATCAAGTGACGTAACATCTGACTTTCAGGAAAATTTGATCAACACGACGATCCAATTCCGGCAGCTCCGCCGTCCGATAACATTGAGTCATAATATTGTACTATTCATAATTTATACTATCGCTAACTTCGCTTAAGCAATTGGTTCACAAGTAAAGACACCTCGGACTTCGCCGTGACGGAACTTGAGGATCTGGAAATGTTAGCGAGGAGGATGGATAGTGACTGGGGAATAACTTACAATGTCATCAATTGATGGCATATGTTCCACCAACGAGAACAATCATGCCGATAATGAAAATGAGTCCATTGGCAATGGAAAGAAGGAGGTTCTCCTTTGAGTGCCAAGGTCCCTTTCGGATGAGCATGAACCACATAATAGAGGGGAAGTAAAATGTGAAGCCCGAAATGAACAGAGACGAAGAAATGGACAAGAGATCATTGAAGAAGGGAATGGCCTCGGCAATGATGAAAGCCACAACCGTGATGACAGTGACAAGGACCAACCAAGTGATCCA encodes the following:
- a CDS encoding hypothetical protein (At least one base has a quality score < 10), encoding MEHWKGDWGFEGKVIERIDNAMPPYLIHYERNSPLPFAATRGPADTPTSAYELIKLELEYYMRNRHQYIMPPDPELHFEACSVILGAEISSPNQASLSPSWLWDIFMSAAEIANQAKLRPTKQLAEGRLRNCR
- a CDS encoding indoleamine 2,3-dioxygenase (At least one base has a quality score < 10) — encoded protein: MQIIETNMEGMWSQSLPKDYMTYRTFIYGITKQSMFPDGVVYEGQYGDKPQFFRGESGANDAIIPLLDHICEIPMPKNPLTDILIEFREYRPKPHRAFLKYVRETASEVGVRDFLTKSGDHGLAVLYLRVLDHIRSFRWRHWMFTREYIIKHTLHPTATGGSPIITWLPNQLTAVMDLMEEVAKGSGLWAVLEEGVWSGGGSLTHEDYILVKKIMDNVVTKKAQLKKEVDKYCQDRGV